ttgtattatGTGCCTGTACCTAATATTACTAGTCCCTTTTTCTGGATTTCTTTTTGCAGCTAGTGCCGGATTTATGTCTGGAATTTCTGGGTTGGAATCAGTTCCTGGTCCTGAGCTTCCTCAAATTGACTTTCTTAACAAGTTCAATGGTTCCATCTTTTGCCAATGAGACTTATGCTTTCTATGacatatttagaattttttcttctttaactCTTTTCATTGCCATTCCACTGcagaagaaaatcaaaagaagtATGCAGAAAATGATGCAAGATTCCAATCATCTCCCATACTTAAAGAGCTATTAGAGCGATCCAAAcagaacaaagaaaagtaattaattgttttatttggTTACATGATGTTGCTAGCTAGCTACAGTATTATTAAACATaacttatattaaataatgcGTGTTGGAATAATAATGCATCATTAAGTATAAGATACTGATTTGTGGATGAATGAAAATTGTCAGGAATCGTCAAGCGATACAAGACAAGTACTGCATTCGAGGAGCAGAATGGGGAGTTGGAGATTGCTCAACTGATGGAATGTCACCAGCTGAAAGAGATAATTTCATTGCTATGCTGAAAGAGAAGGCCGGAATCAAAGACTGAAGCCATGCAGCAATTCGATCTACTCTCtcttactattatttttttttgcagCGTACAcccaataatatattattatgaggTTTTTGGttgattaattagttaataagattttattatttagttactttTGGACGGGTGGATGAATTTAAATGAACTCTTTTTCATGTTATTTTGGTTTTGGATATTAACTCAGTATACGTTAGTTTTGGAAGAACATAAAATAAGGAAGAACATTTTGACTCAGTTAGAAACTACTCTAGAATAAACCAGACAGGATCTTGATTAGGGTTTTCTCGTCTCGCCCACTTACTCTCATTCTTGcagtatattatatatttagagtAGCAAGTCTTAACCTTATATATTTGAAGCAGTCTTTTGCATCTCTTCcctgaaaaattatattaaaaaaaaaaaaaaagacatagCAATGGGCAGACCCAGTATACCTAGTGATATCAACATATAAATCCTTTTGAGACTACCAGTTGAATCTCAGTGATATCAAGATATAAATCCTTTTGAGACTACCAGTTGAGTCTCTGCTGGGATTCAAGTGTGTTTGCAGATCATGGCACTCTCTGCTTAGCCATCCTCGTTTTGCAAGACAGCATTTTATGACCAATCGTTCCACTACCAATGGCTATGACGACCCCAATTCTTTgctattttatgaaaattgtGGTTCTCATCTGGatcaaaaaaaaagtatacttTTCGTCAGGTAGAATTTTTGAAGATGTAAGATATTGGGGAAAAAGAAGATCAAATAATAGAATCAAGCAGGTTGA
The Ricinus communis isolate WT05 ecotype wild-type chromosome 1, ASM1957865v1, whole genome shotgun sequence DNA segment above includes these coding regions:
- the LOC8289146 gene encoding uncharacterized protein LOC8289146; protein product: MKSLFQIQPPLTSSTTKLPITEVPLNQLQIGFNNNIPKVVSSSCQFIIRKSLPFAASAALLLSATPASAGFMSGISGLESVPGPELPQIDFLNKFNEENQKKYAENDARFQSSPILKELLERSKQNKEKNRQAIQDKYCIRGAEWGVGDCSTDGMSPAERDNFIAMLKEKAGIKD